One stretch of Cedecea neteri DNA includes these proteins:
- a CDS encoding CoA pyrophosphatase → MVGSSLTLNDFLTRFQLLRPTESGPVSNKRQAAVLVPIVRRPQPGLLLTQRSIMLRKHAGQVAFPGGAVDDTDSSLIAAALREAQEEVAIPPECVDVIGTLPPVDSVTGFQVTPIVGIIPPDLPWRASEDEVSAVFEMPLAEALRLGRYHPLDIHRRGNAHRVWLSWYQRYFVWGMTAGIIRELSLQVDSDPDDSLKR, encoded by the coding sequence TCGGTTCGTCCCTGACGCTGAATGATTTCCTCACCCGCTTTCAACTGCTGCGCCCTACTGAAAGCGGCCCTGTCAGCAACAAACGTCAGGCGGCGGTACTGGTACCGATAGTGCGTCGGCCTCAGCCGGGGCTTTTACTCACCCAGCGTTCCATCATGCTGCGTAAACACGCGGGCCAGGTGGCCTTCCCCGGCGGGGCGGTAGACGACACCGACAGTTCGCTGATTGCCGCCGCATTGCGCGAGGCTCAGGAAGAAGTCGCCATTCCGCCAGAGTGTGTCGACGTTATCGGCACCCTTCCCCCGGTGGACAGCGTGACCGGTTTCCAGGTAACGCCCATTGTCGGCATTATTCCACCCGATTTACCGTGGCGCGCCAGCGAAGATGAAGTGTCGGCGGTCTTTGAGATGCCGCTTGCCGAAGCGCTTCGCCTCGGACGCTACCATCCTTTAGACATCCATCGCCGCGGCAACGCGCACCGCGTGTGGCTATCCTGGTATCAACGTTATTTTGTCTGGGGTATGACGGCGGGCATCATTCGGGAACTTTCTTTACAGGTAGATAGCGATCCAGACGACAGTTTAAAACGCTGA